One window of bacterium genomic DNA carries:
- a CDS encoding nitronate monooxygenase, producing the protein MKLSDFSFKLGQREFLPLLQGGMGVNISTAALALEMARLGAIGHISDALSPYLSDRMFKTTYHKDKSIQFKDRVDDFPKPGVKWDEAKVYEASKNYCRDTMSKVKGSGGVFINVMEKLGMGAPAETLRARLQGAMDGGIDGITLSAGLHTGSLQLVTDHPRFRDVLFGIIVSSARALKIFLRSAQRAERLPDYIIVEGPLAGGHLGFGMDWHKFDLRTIVQDVLHFLKENGLKIPVIPAGGIFTGADAVSYLQQGAEAVQVATRFTISRECGLPEATKQIYLKSREEDVVVNLISPTGYPMRMLVSSPSMRSNIKPQCEPLGYILDAEGKCQYHDAYAQTGFDSNGKKLPVTNKMCICHHFMKYDCYTCGHNVFKLKDTTTTQADGSYVLPSAEQVATDYLHTACELHNLEEALAAVA; encoded by the coding sequence ATGAAGTTAAGTGATTTTAGTTTTAAGCTCGGTCAACGAGAATTTTTGCCTCTGCTGCAAGGCGGAATGGGCGTCAATATCTCTACCGCAGCTCTCGCCCTTGAGATGGCTCGTCTTGGCGCAATCGGACATATCTCTGATGCGCTCTCTCCATACTTATCCGACCGCATGTTTAAAACTACATACCACAAAGATAAAAGCATTCAGTTTAAAGACCGCGTCGATGATTTCCCTAAACCTGGCGTTAAGTGGGATGAAGCGAAAGTATATGAAGCTAGTAAGAACTACTGCCGCGATACGATGTCTAAAGTTAAAGGTTCAGGTGGAGTTTTCATCAATGTCATGGAAAAGCTCGGCATGGGAGCCCCAGCTGAAACGCTTCGCGCTAGATTACAAGGCGCAATGGATGGCGGTATTGATGGCATTACTCTCTCGGCAGGATTGCACACCGGCTCACTGCAGCTAGTCACAGATCATCCAAGATTTAGAGATGTTTTATTCGGAATTATTGTCTCATCGGCTCGGGCCTTGAAAATATTCCTCCGCAGCGCGCAACGTGCCGAACGCCTTCCTGACTATATCATTGTTGAAGGCCCACTTGCTGGTGGACACCTTGGTTTTGGTATGGATTGGCATAAATTTGACCTACGTACGATTGTCCAAGATGTTTTACATTTTCTTAAAGAAAACGGCTTAAAAATCCCTGTGATTCCAGCAGGGGGAATTTTTACTGGTGCAGACGCAGTGAGTTATCTCCAGCAAGGCGCTGAAGCTGTCCAGGTTGCTACTCGTTTTACGATCAGTCGCGAATGCGGTTTGCCTGAAGCAACGAAGCAAATTTACCTTAAATCACGAGAAGAAGATGTTGTTGTGAATCTAATTTCACCAACAGGATATCCAATGCGCATGCTTGTCTCTAGTCCGTCGATGCGCTCAAATATTAAGCCGCAGTGCGAACCGCTAGGCTATATTCTTGATGCAGAGGGGAAGTGTCAGTACCACGATGCTTATGCTCAGACTGGTTTTGATTCTAATGGTAAGAAGTTACCGGTCACTAATAAAATGTGTATCTGTCACCATTTCATGAAATATGACTGTTACACTTGTGGTCATAATGTCTTTAAGCTTAAGGATACGACTACAACCCAAGCAGATGGCTCGTATGTTTTGCCGAGCGCTGAACAAGTTGCAACCGACTACCTGCATACAGCCTGCGAATTACACAATCTTGAAGAAGCCCTTGCTGCTGTAGCCTAG